ATCGGCATGAGTTCTCCGTTCAAGCAGGAACTCTCCCTGCCGACGGTCGCCGCCGCCATCGACAAGGCCTTCGGCATGCGTGGCGCGAAAGCGGTCGCCATTCAGATCAATTCGCCGGGCGGCGCCGCGGTCCAGTCCACGCTGATCCACAAGCGCATTCGTGCCCTCGCCGAGGAAAAGGACCTGAAGGTCTATACCTTCTGCGAGGATGTGGCGGCCTCCGGCGGCTACATGCTGTCGCTCGCGGGCGACGAGATCTATGCGGACCAAAGCTCGATCGTGGGCTCGATCGGCGTGATAGCCGCCGGCTTCGGCTTTCCAGGTCTGATGGAGAAGATCGGCGTGGAGCGCCGCGTGTACACCGCGGGCAAGAGCAAGGATACGCTCGATCCGTTCCTGCCCGAAAAGCCGGCCGATGTGGAACGCATCAAGGCGATTCAGGTCGATGTGCACGAGGCCTTCATCGACATGGTGAAGTCGCGCCGCGGCGGCAAGCTGACGAAGTCCGACGACGAACTCTTCACCGGCGCATTCTGGTCCGGCAAGGTCGCGGCCGAACTCGGTCTCATCGACGGCCTGTCGGACCTGCGCACCAAGATGCGCGAAGTGTTCGGCGAGGATGTCCGGTTCAAGCTCGTCTCCACCGGCGGAGGCTGGCTCCGGCGGAGCAAGAAGTCGGTCTCGGCGGGCGCCGGCGGCTTCGATCTCGGCCAGTGGCCGCAAGGCTTCGCCGCCGACGTGATCTCCGCAATCGAGGCGCGCTCTCTCTGGTCGAGATTCGGGTTGTAGAACAATGCCCCAAGTTCTTCTCTTGGCCGCGATCGGCGCAGGCCTTCTCTGGGTTCGGCGCTACTTCAAGAATGAGCAGGAGCGCGTCCGGGCCGAACTGCGCAAAGCCCAAGAGGCGATGGAGCGGCGCGATATCGAAAGCGCCGTACCGTTGGAGGAAGACCCCGTTACCGGCATATACCGCCCCAAGGAGCGCCGCTGATCCTGAGATGAGCCCCCTTGGGGCACCCCCGCCAGCGCGCAAACCGGCGTCCCGGCTTAACGCTGGCTCCTTCTTGGCTTCCATTGTCGGCTGCAACGCAATAGCGTGCGGCGGCAAACCTGCCCCATCCCGAATCGATTATGTCCAAGCAAGCAAAATCAGCCGGAAAGGCCGCCGCGCCGTCGTTCCAGGACCTCATTCTGAGGCTTCAGCGCTTCTGGGCCGACCAAGGCTGCGTCATCTTGCAGCCCTACGACATGGAGATCGGCGCCGGCACGTTTCACCCGGCCACCACGCTGCGGTCGCTGGGCCCGAAGCCCTGGCGCGCGGCCTATGTGCAGCCGTCGCGCCGGCCCAAGGACGGCCGCTACGGCGAGAACCCGAACCGGCTCCAGCATTATTATCAGTTCCAGGTCATCCTGAAGCCGTCCCCGCCGGACATTCAGGACCTGTATCTGGAGAGCCTCTACGCCATCGGCATCGATCCCAAGAACCACGACATCCGCTTCGTGGAGGATGACTGGGAAAGCCCCACGCTTGGCGCCTGGGGCCTCGGCTGGGAAGTGTGGTGCGACGGCATGGAAGTGTCGCAATTCACCTACTTCCAGCAGGTGGGAGGCTTCGACTGCGATCCGGTCTCCGGCGAACTGACCTACGGTCTCGAGCGCCTGGCGATGTACGTGCAGGGCGTCGACAATGTCTACGACCTCAACTTCAACGGCGGGGAAGGGGACGCCAAGGTCACCTATGGCGACATCTTCCTTCAGGCCGAACAGGAGTACTCCCGGCACAATTTCGAGCACGCCAATACCGCGAAGCTGTTCGAGCATTTCCGCGATGCCGAAGCCGAGTGCGAGGCGCTGCTGGAGGCCGGCGACAACGGTGGGCGGCATTTGATGGTGCTGCCGGCCTACGACCAGGCCATCAAGGCCTCGCACATCTTCAATCTTTTGGATGCGCGCGGCGTGATCTCGGTCACCGAGCGTCAGGCCTATATCTTGCGCGTGCGCGACCTGGCGAAGGCTTGCTGCGCAGCCTGGCTCAAGACGGACGCGGGCGGTGCGTCGAATGGAGCAGGCCGTGGCTGAACTCCTGCTCGAATTTTTCTCCGAGGAGATTCCGGCGCGCATGCAGACGCGGGCGCGGGAAGACCTCGCGCGCCTGTTGGGCGAAAAGTTAAAAGCATCTGGCCTCGACTTCGAGGCGATCAAGACCTTTGCCACGCCGCGCCGCATCACGGCGGTGGTTGAAGGGTTGCCCAAGCGCTCGCCCGACGTCAGCGAAGAGCGCAAGGGACCGCGCGTCGATGCGCCGGATAAGGCCATTGAGGGGTTCCTGAAATCCGCCGGCCTCGGCTCGGTCGATGAAGCGGAGACCCGCGAGGACAAGAAGGGCAGCTACTACGTCGCGGTCATCGAAAAGCCGGGACGCGACACCGCCGATGTGATCGCCGAGATCGTGCCGGAGATCGTGAAGACGTTCCCGTGGCCGAAGGCGATGCGCTGGGGCGCCGGCAAGCTGCGCTGGGTGCGGCCTCTACACTCCATACTCTGCATCCTCGGCGGCAAGGTCGTGGACTTCGAAGTCGATGGCATCAAGAGCGGCAAGACCACACGCGGTCATCGCTTCATGGCGCCGAAAGAATTCGACGTGAAGAGCTTCGCCGACTACGAGGCGAAACTGCGCAAGGCCTACGTCATTCTCGAAAGCGACGAACGGGTCGCCAAGATCCTGGATGGCGCGCGCGCGCGGGTCGGGGAGCATGGTCTCGCGCTCGTCGAGGACGCGGGGTTGCTTGCGGAGAATGCCGGTCTAACCGAATGGCCCGTGCCGCTCATGGGCGCGTTCGACGAAGAGTTTCTGAGCGTGCCGCCGGAAGTGCTCGCCACCTCCATGAAGGCGCATCAAAAGTGTTTCTCTGTGTCGAAGGGCGACGATCTTGCCAACAGCTTCGTGCTCGTGGCGAACCTGGAAGCCGATGACGGTGGCACCTCCATCACCCAAGGCAACGAGCGCGTGATCGCCGCGCGATTGTCGGATGCAAAATTCTTCTTCGATCAGGACCTCAAGGTCTCGCTCGAGACACGGGTGCCGCAGCTCAAGGACATCACGTTCCATGAGAAGCTGGGCACCCAGTACGAGCGCGTTCAGCGCATCTTCAAGCTGGCGCGCGATCTAGCCCCGCTTGTCGGCGCGGACGCGGAGGATGCAGAGCGCGCGGGCATTCTCTGCAAGGCCGATCTCGTCAGTGACATGGTCGGCGAGTTCCCCGAGTTGCAAGGCACGATGGGGCGTTACTACGCGCTCGATCAGAACGAGCGGCCCTCCGTCGCCAACGCCATTGCCGATCACTACAAACCTGTCGGTCCTACGGATGACGTGCCGCGTACGCCTGTCTCCATTGCTCTCGCGCTTGCCGATAAGCTCGACACGCTGGTGGGTTTCTGGGCCATCGACGAAAAGCCGACCGGCTCTAAGGACCCTTACGCCTTGCGCCGCGCTGCGCTCGGGATCATCCGGATCGTGCTGGAAAATGGCATCTCGCTACGGCTGATGGACATCTTTGAAAGCCAGGGCGAAGGAGCCCGTGGCGAAGTTGATTGGGGCGGGCGCAAGGTCGAGCAGCGAAACGTCGATCTTCTCGACTTCTTCGCCGACCGCCTGAAAATCTATCTGCGCGACCAAGGTGCACGGCACGATCTGGTGGACGCAGTGTTCGCGCTCGGCGGCGACGATCTGTTGATGATCGTGGCTCGCGTGAACGCGCTCGGCCGCTTTCTCGACACGGACGATGGCGCGAACCTGCTGGCGGGCACCAAGCGTGCGGCCAACATCCTTCGCATCGAGGAGAAGAAGGACAAGAAGACCTACGACGAAGCCCCTGACCCCGCGCTGCTGGAGGCACCGGAAGAAAAGGCGCTGGCGAAAGCGGTCGACGATGTCGAGAAGGCCGCCGCCAAGGCCGTGCAGGACGAGGACTTCGAAGCGGCCATGTCCGCCATGGCCAAGCTGCGCGCGCCCGTCGATGCGTTCTTCGACAGTGTCACCGTCAACGCGGACGATCCGAAGCTGCGTGACAACCGCTTGCGGCTCCTTAACCGCATCCGCAATACGACCAAGACCGTCGCCGATTTCTCAAAGATCGCGGGATAACCCATGCGTCCGCATATCAGCATGATCACACTTGGCGTCGCCGACATTGCCAAGGCGACCGAATTCTACGAGCGGCTAGGCTTCACGCGGTCGAGCGAGAGCCAGGAGGCGGTGACGTTCATGCAGGCCGGCGCGGTGGTGCTTGGGCTGTTCGGCCGCGATGCGCTCAAGGACGACGCCAAGGCCGACGACATCTGGACCGGCAACGGCGGCACGGCCATCGCCATGAACTGTGCGGACGAAACGCAGGTCGACGCCATGATGGCGCAGGCCGAGGCGGCGGGCGCGCAGATTCTCAAGCCCGCCGAGAAGGTATTCTGGGGCGGCTATAGCGGCTATTTCGCCGATCCGGACGGCCATGCGTGGGAGGTCGCCCACAATCCGTTCTGGACGCTGGACGAAACCGGCCGCGTCGAGTTACCCGCGTGAGTAACAAGGCCGAGGCCGAACCAGGCCACGTCTTCGTCTACGGGACGTTGCGCCAGGGCAGCAATCATCCGATGGCGCGGCGTCTCTCCGCACAGGCGCGCTATGTCGGCCAGGCCCGCGCGAACGGCAGGCTCTACGACATGGGCTGGTATCCCGCCGCGATGTTCGACGCGAACGCGCCGACACGCATTATCGGCGACGTATTCGCCTTGCCGCCCGGGGAGCGACTGCTGGCGGAACTCGACGCCTATGAGCATGGCGACCCGAACTATGCGCGCATTCCCCTCGAAGTGTCGCTGGCTGGAACCGGAACTGTCCTCGTCTGGACGTATGGGGTGTCCGCGCCGCCGAACAGCCGCGTCATCCCCGGGGGCGATTTCTTGACCCATTGGAACGCCAAGTCGCGACGTCCCATCCGGCCCTGACTGCGCGCATCGAGAGTCGCGCACACCCTACGTCCATTTGCCCGTTTGTGTGTGGCGCGCTGGGCAGGCTAAAAGAGGGGCCGGACGGGGCAATCAACGACGAACGATGAGGAGGCGAGGCCTTAAATGGCGGAACAGACGCCCAAATGGGTGTACAGCTTCGGCGGTGGACACGCCGATGGCTCCGCCGCGGACAAGGATCGCCTCGGCGGCAAGGGCGCGCATCTCGCGGAGATGTCGCGCATCGGTCTGCCCGTCCCGCCCGGTTTCACCATCGCCACGGATGTGTGCGCGGCCTATTACGAGAACGGCCGTAAGCTCCCCGACGCGCTGAGACCCATGGTGGACGAGGCGCTTGTGCAAATGGCGTCCTTCAGCGGCGCGCAGTTCGGCGACGTGGAGCATCCGCTACTCGTGTCCGTTCGTTCGGGCGCGCGCGCCTCCATGCCCGGCATGATGGACACTGTCCTCAATCTCGGTCTCAACGACCAAACCGTCGAGGGGCTGGCCCGCCGGACCGATGACCGGCGCTTCGCCTACGACACCTACCGGCGCTTCATCCAGATGTACGCCGATGTGGTGCTGGGCGTCGATCACGGCCTGTTCGAGGATATTCTCGAGAATTACAAGGCGTTGAAAGGCTACGAGCTCGATCCTGAACTTCAGGCGGACGATTGGATCGAGATCGTTGCGCGCTTCAAGTCGCTGGTGGAGAAGGAGCTCGGCCTGCGGTTCCCGCAAAGCCTCGGCGACCAGCTTTGGGGCGCGATCGCCGCCGTGTTCGGGTCCTGGCAGAATGCACGGGCCATCGCTTATAGGCGGTTGCATGACATTCCCGACGACTGGGGCACCGCCGTCACCGTCCAGACCATGGTGTTCGGCAACAAGGGCGACAACAGCGCCACCGGCGTTGTGTTCACCCGCAATCCATCGACCGGCGAGAACGAATTGTTCGGCGAATTTCTCTTGAATGCGCAAGGCGAGGACGTGGTTGCCGGCCTGCGCACGCCTCAGCCCTTGACCAAGCAAGCCAGCGCCGCCAACGGCAATGGCAAGCTGTCTCTCGAAGAGGCGATGCCGGAAGCCTTTGCAACGCTGAAGCAAAACTGCGCCGCCTTGGAACGGCACTTCCGCGACCTGCAGGACATCGAGTTCACGATCGAGGCAGGCGAGCTCTTCATGCTGCAGACCCGCACCGGCAAGCGCTCCACGCAGGCCGCGCTAAAGATCGCTGTCGATATGGCGGGCGAGGGCATCATCACCCAGGAAGAGGCGGTGATGCGGATCGATCCGGCGCAGCTCGACCAGTTGCTGCATCCGACGCTCGATCCCAACGCGGACATGACGGTGCTGGCGAAGGGATTGCCCGCATCGCCCGGCGCCGCGTCCGGTGAGATCGTTTTCGATGCGGACGAAGCGGTGCACATGAAGAGCCAAGGGCACACGGTCATTCTCGCGCGCATCGAGACCTCGCCCGAGGACGTGCAAGGCATGCACGCGGCAGCAGGCATCCTGACAACGCGCGGCGGGATGACGAGCCACGCAGCCGTGGTGGCGCGCGGCATGGGCCGCCCTTGCGTGGCCGGTGTCGCCGCAGCTCATATCGATCTTGAACGCGAAACTTTGGAAGCGGCGGGCGTCGTCCTGCGCAAGGGCGACATCGTCACCATCGACGGCTCTTCCGGAAAGATCATCAAAGGGCGCGTCTCCATGCGGCAGCCCGATCTGTCGCCCGACTTCGCCACCCTGATGGAGTGGGCCGACGGACTGCGGCGTATGGACGTGCGGGCCAATGCGGATACGCCGGCCGATGCCCGGCATGCCCGGGACTTCGGCGCCGAGGGGATCGGCCTGTGCCGGACCGAGCACATGTTTTTCCAGGCCAACCGCATCGTCGCCATGCGCGAGATGATTTTGGCGGAGACGAAGGAGGCGCGCCGGGCCGCTCTCGCCGAGCTCCTGCCGGAGCAACGCCAGGACTTCATCGAACTCTTCGAGATCATGAAGGGCCTGCCGGTGACGATCCGGCTCTTCGATCCGCCGCTGCACGAGTTCCTGCCGCATGAAGACGATGCGATCGCCGACGTGGCGGAGGCCATGGGCGTGAGCATCGAGCGGCTCAAGCGGCGCGTCGCCGTGCTCAGCGAATTCAATCCCATGTTGGGTCAGCGCGGCGCGCGTCTCCTCGTCTCTTATCCGGAGATCGTGGACATGCAGGCGCGGGCGATCATCGAGGCCGCCATCGAGACGGGCAAGGAACTGCATGATCGCGTGCGTCCCGAGATCATGGTGCCGCTCGTTGCCACCAAGCGGGAACTCGACATCATCAAGGACCGTATCGCGGAGACGGCGCGTGCGGTGGAGAAGGAACGCGAAACGACGGTCGCATTTCAGGTCGGATCCATGGTGGAACTGCCCCGGGCCTGTCTCGTCGCCGGCGAGATCGCGGAGTCTGCGGAGTTTTTCTCCTTTGGAACCAACGACCTAACCCAGACCACGTTCGGCCTCAGCCGCGACGACGCGGGCCGTTTTCTCGGGGAATACGCCGACAAAGGCATCATTAACCACGATCCATTTATGACGCTCGACGCTGCCGTCGGCGAACTCATGCAAATCGGCGTGGAGCGGGGCCGTGCGGTTCGTCCGGATCTCAAGATCGGCATTTGCGGCGAACATGGTGGCGACCCGGAAACCATTGGTTTTTGCGAGAAAATCGGGCTGAGCTACGTGTCCTGCTCACCCTATCGGGTGCCCGTCGCGCGCCTTGCCGCAGCCCAGGCGGCCGTGAAAAACCCTGCAGTAACGGATCGTTAGCCAGTCTGCGACGAAAGTGTTGGGCGTTGCCGATATGCACAGATTGATCTAGAATAATCACTGCTCGTTAAGGCAAACAACGGGATCCGGGCTCAAACCGGCAGGGGGCTTAGCACCGATTTTCCGTCGGTGATCTTCCAGCCAGCAGCTTGGAAAATTTGGGGACGCCCCAATTTTGGGGACACCCTATGGAACGCGTGGTTCGTCCACACGTTTGAACGGGGTAAGAAGTTTCGGAGGCTTTCCAGGGGGATGCTCGCCAAAGCGGGCAGCTGGAAAAGCCGACCGTACGGGGACCTTGGAGGGAAAATGGGCCGACGCTCGTTTCGTCGGATGTGGTACGCCGCCGCTGCGCTCGTATCGCTCCCGTCAATCGGTGTGGGTTATGCAGCCGCGTACGGCAGCCTGTTTGGCGCCGAGGTCGAGTTGTATCTGCCCGCTCCCGGTACTGTTTCCAACGCAATTCGGACTGAAGACGACGCCGAACCCAGAGAGGTTTCGACCGCCGCCGCCCGTCTGTTCTACGAAGAAGGTAAGGGTCCTCGCGCGGATCGCTTTGCGGTAACCGCCTCGAAGCCGGCCAAGCCGTCGATCATGGCCAGCATCGCCAAGTTGCCTGCGCTGCCGGGGTTCTTTACCGAGAATGATGACGACGAGGGAGGCGCCGTCGTTCCCGTCGCCTTCGTCCCTTCGCAGCAGGATCAAGACATCGGCAGCGCCGTCCTCCCGACGGCGGGTTATGCGGCGCTCTTCGATGCCAACTATGAGGTGGACGGTTTCCGGCCCGACCCCTACGACATCGCCTATCGCCCGTCGGAGGAAGCCCTGAAGTTCCGCTACAAGGGCGAAACTCAGGCCGAGTTCGAAGAGCGCGAGCGCCACTGCTTGGCCACCGCCATCTATTTCGAAGCCCGCGGCGAGCCGCTCAAAGGGCAGATTGCCGTTTCGCAAGTGATCTTGAATCGCGTTCGCAGCCCGAAATTCCCGCAGACGATTTGCGGCGTGGTCTATCAGGGCCAGTACCGCAAAGGCTGCCAGTTCTCCTTTACCTGTGACGGTCAGTCCGACACGCCGCGCGACAAGGCCCTATGGGCCCGCGCCCAAGAGCTCTCCAAGAGCTTCATGGCGGGCGAACATTGGCTGCCAGAAGTCGGCTACTCGACCTTCTACCATGCCGACTATGTGCGGCCGCGCTGGTCGTACCGCATGAACAAGATCGACAAGATCGGTCGGCACATCTTCTACAAGAAGCGTGGCGAACAGCCCTATCTGGTCGAGGCTTCCTTAAGCGAGGACTCCGGGACGGACGGCGAGGCGGAGAACGACAGCGAATTGCCGACGACCTCTCTTGCGTGGGCCGTGCAGGCCGTGACGGGTTCCGTCAATGCGGTCACCGGGACGAGCGCTACTGCTCCCACTCAAGTGATGAGTCTAGGTTACGGGGCGAGTGAGTAAGGGCTCCGACTGAGATCAGGTCGACGCCCGTTCGCGCGATTGCCGCGACACTTTCCAGCGTGACGCCGCCCGAGGCCTCGGTCACCACCTTGCCCTCGGCGATTGTCACGGCCTCTTCCAACGTCGCCACATCCATATTGTCCAGCAGGACCGCGTCGATCGGGTAGGTCAGCGCCTCGCGCAACTGGTCGAGCGTGTCCACTTCCACTTCGATCTTGACCATGTGACCGCCCCGAGCGCGCACGTGCGAAAGCGCTGCGCCGATCCCGCCGGCCGCGGCAATGTGGTTGTCTTTGACCAGCACCGCGTCATAGAGGCCGAAACGGTGGTTCACGCCGCCTCCACAGCGCACCGCGTATTTCTCGAGACCGCGCAAACCGGGCGTCGTCTTGCGCGTATCGGCGATCCGCGCGCCGGTGCCGTCGACCGCGTCCACATAGGCGGCCGTCAGTGTCGCTATTCCGCAGAGCCGGCCGAGGAAGTTCAGCGCGGTGCGCTCCCCGGTCAGCAGCGCCCGCGTCAGGCCTTCGACCCGGGCGATTGCCGTGCCCGCTTTGGCCTTGCCGCCGTCGTCCACGATGCGGTCGAAGGCCACGTCCGGATCGAGCGCACGGAACGCGGCCTCCGCAAGATCGAGGCCGGCGATGCAAGCCGGCTCGCGGACGACGATCGCGGCGGCACCGCGCGCTTCGGCGGGAATAATGGGATCCGTGGTAATATCGCCCGCGAGGCCGAGATCCTCTTCGAGCGCCTCGCGCACGGCCTTCTCGACGAGATGCCGCGGCAGAGGTGTCAACGGTTCCGGGGTATTCATGAGAGGCCCCTCGGGGTGCGTTGTCCGCTCACGCGGAGCAGGATCTAACCTTGGCTGACGACGCGCAGGCGCGGCGGGCTCGCGATACCGGCAGCCTCGCGGGCCAACTCGTCAGCCTGCTCCAGGGTCAGGAAGCTCCGCCGGGCCTGAGCCTCGTCGGGCGCAGGGTAGTCGCTGCGGAAATTCGCCCCGCGGCTCTCGGTTCGGGCGAAGGCGGCCGTGGCCACGAACTTGGCCGTCGTCAGCATGTTCGCAAGTTGCGGGTCGCCTTCGTTCTCCCGCTCGAGAGCGATGATCGTTCCGAGAGCCTCCGACAGTCCGTCCGCATCGCGGACAACGCCCACATTGGTCGACATGGTTTCGCGGAGCGTCCGTTCTGCCTGGCTGTTGCGATAGATCTCACCGCTGGCGCGCGCGACCGCATGCAGGTTCTGAGGCGGCAGCGGGGGCAGGGCGGCGGTGATGTCCTCGGCGACACGGGCGCCGAACACGACGGCCTCCAGAAGCGAGTTCGAGGCAAGGCGATTCGCACCGTGTGCGCCAGTCGAGGTCACCTCGCCGCAGGCCCACAAGCCGTCGACGGTGCTGCGGCCTTGTACGTCCACCAAAATGCCGCCCATGTGATAATGCGCTGCCGGCGCCACCGGGATGGGCTCCTGTGCCGGGTCCATGCCCGCCGACATACAGATCGATGCGACCGTCGGGAACTTTTCCGTGATACCGGGGCCGATCGGACGGCAATCGAGAAATGCGCCGCGCCCGCTGACGACCTCGCGATGGACGGCGCGCGCAACCACGTCACGCGGGCCCAGTTCGGCATCCTCGTGAACGGCGCGCATGAAGCGCTCGCCCTTGCGGTTGATGAGCACGGCGCCGGCGCCCCGCAGCGCCTCGGTGGCGAGCGGCGCCGGATCGCGGCCGATATCGATGGCGGTGGGATGGAACTGCACGAATTCCGCGTCGGCGATCACCGCGCCGGCGCGCGCGGCGATCGCGACGCCTTCGCCACGGGCCTCGACCGGATTGGTGGTGACCGAGTAAAGGTGACCGGCGCCGCCGGTCGCCAGCACCACGGCCCGTGCGGGCAGAACGAAGGTGTCGGTCCGAGACCCTTCCATGGTGGGCGCAAGCACGATGCCCCGGACACGCCCCTTATGGACGACCAGATCGCGTGCGGTTACGCCTTCGAGCACGGTGATCGACGGCGTCTTGCGCACTGCGGCGATGATCGCGCTCATGATTGAGCGGCCCGCGGTGTCGCCTTTGATATGCAGGATGCGATTGGTGCGGTGAGCGGCTTCGTGGCCGAAAGTCAGCTTGCCTTCGAGGTCTTTGTCGAAGGGCACGCCGTAACGCAGCAGATCCTCGATCCGGGCCCGGGCCTCTCGTGCCATCAGAAGCGCGACGGCCTCGTCCACGATGCCTGCGCCGGCGCGCACCGTGTCGGCCGCATGGTCCTCGGCCGTGTCGCCTTCGGACAGCGCGGCGGCGATACCGGCTTGCGCCCAAACGCTGGAAGCGCCTTCGCCGATCGGTGCCGGCGAAATAACGGTGACGTTCAGCGGCGCGAGCTTGAGGGCCGTGAAGAGGCCCGCAAGGCCGGCGCCGACAACAACCACGCTGTCAGCGGCGTTACTCGGCACAAAGGATGGACTGCCGTTCGTCATCGCTGTCCTTTCGACGTCGTAGTGACGCGTACGCTAGTGGTTGAGATTGATCATCCGCTCGACTGCCGCGCGGGCGGGGCCCGCAACGGCCGGATCGACGGTCACCTCTTCCTTCATGAAGATGAGGCTATCGAGGATCTTCGGCAGCGTGATGCGCTTCATGTGCGGGCAGAGGTTACAGGGCCGCACGAACTGGGTGTTCGGCGCTTCGACCGCGACGTTGTCGCTCATCGAGCATTCGGTCACGAGCAGCACCTTGGACGGCTGATTGTCCTCCACCCATTTGATCATGCCGGACGTCGAGCCCGTGAAGTCGGATTCGTCGATCACCTCGGGCGGACACTCGGGGTGGGCGATGATCTTCACGCCCGGGTCGCTCTCGCGATAGGCGCGAAGCTCCTCGGCGGTGAAGCGCTCATGCACCTCGCAGTGACCCTTCCAGGTGATGATCTCCACATCCGTCTGCGTCTGAACCCATTTGGCGAGAAACTCGTCGGGGATCATGATTACCCTTTTCGCGCCCAGGGCCTCGACGACGCGCACGGCGTTCGACGACGTGCAGCAGATATCGGACTCGGCTTTCACGTCGGCCGACGTGTTCACATACGTGACCACCGGAACGCCCGGATAGGCCTCGCGCAGCGCCCGGACATCCGCACCCGTGATCGACTCCGCCAGCGAACAGCCAGCGCGGCTATCGGGGATCAGAACCTTCTTGTCGGGATTGAGCAGCTTCGACGTCTCCGCCATGAAGTGCACGCCGCACTGGACGATCACCTCGGCGTCGGCCTTGGCGGCCTCGCGGGCAAGCTGCAAGGAGTCGCCCACGACGTCGGCCACGCAATTGTAGATCTCCGGCGTCATGTAGTTATGCGCCAGGACCACCGCGTTGCGGACCCGCTTCAGATCGTTGATGGCCTTCACGTAAGGCGCGAACTGAGGCCATTCGACAGGCGGAATCACACGCGCGACACGCTCGTACAGATGCGCGGTTTCGCGGGCCACTTCTGGCGTATACGTGAGACCGGGAACGAGCGAGGACGGCAGCACGGCCTGCGCCTTGGCCTCCCAGGCCTCACTCCCAATTTGAACGGATTCCATCAGTATCGGCCTCCTGATAATATACTCAATATGAGTATATATAGGGTGTAAAAAGGTCCGGCTCAAGGCCGGCGCGTTTCCTCGACCGCGCACAACAGCGCTATTCTCAACGTGAGTATAGGGTTTTCTCCTTATTCTTCAAGGCGTCGCTGCTCTGCACAATTTTCATGGGCCTATCAACACGTTACTCCAAGGCCCCGAAACACCGGCAAGGGCGAGGGATACGCCGACAGACCAGTTGTG
This genomic window from Methyloceanibacter caenitepidi contains:
- the nadA gene encoding quinolinate synthase NadA, whose amino-acid sequence is MESVQIGSEAWEAKAQAVLPSSLVPGLTYTPEVARETAHLYERVARVIPPVEWPQFAPYVKAINDLKRVRNAVVLAHNYMTPEIYNCVADVVGDSLQLAREAAKADAEVIVQCGVHFMAETSKLLNPDKKVLIPDSRAGCSLAESITGADVRALREAYPGVPVVTYVNTSADVKAESDICCTSSNAVRVVEALGAKRVIMIPDEFLAKWVQTQTDVEIITWKGHCEVHERFTAEELRAYRESDPGVKIIAHPECPPEVIDESDFTGSTSGMIKWVEDNQPSKVLLVTECSMSDNVAVEAPNTQFVRPCNLCPHMKRITLPKILDSLIFMKEEVTVDPAVAGPARAAVERMINLNH
- the nadC gene encoding carboxylating nicotinate-nucleotide diphosphorylase, which translates into the protein MNTPEPLTPLPRHLVEKAVREALEEDLGLAGDITTDPIIPAEARGAAAIVVREPACIAGLDLAEAAFRALDPDVAFDRIVDDGGKAKAGTAIARVEGLTRALLTGERTALNFLGRLCGIATLTAAYVDAVDGTGARIADTRKTTPGLRGLEKYAVRCGGGVNHRFGLYDAVLVKDNHIAAAGGIGAALSHVRARGGHMVKIEVEVDTLDQLREALTYPIDAVLLDNMDVATLEEAVTIAEGKVVTEASGGVTLESVAAIARTGVDLISVGALTHSPRNLDSSLEWEQ
- a CDS encoding cell wall hydrolase, with the translated sequence MWYAAAALVSLPSIGVGYAAAYGSLFGAEVELYLPAPGTVSNAIRTEDDAEPREVSTAAARLFYEEGKGPRADRFAVTASKPAKPSIMASIAKLPALPGFFTENDDDEGGAVVPVAFVPSQQDQDIGSAVLPTAGYAALFDANYEVDGFRPDPYDIAYRPSEEALKFRYKGETQAEFEERERHCLATAIYFEARGEPLKGQIAVSQVILNRVRSPKFPQTICGVVYQGQYRKGCQFSFTCDGQSDTPRDKALWARAQELSKSFMAGEHWLPEVGYSTFYHADYVRPRWSYRMNKIDKIGRHIFYKKRGEQPYLVEASLSEDSGTDGEAENDSELPTTSLAWAVQAVTGSVNAVTGTSATAPTQVMSLGYGASE
- a CDS encoding L-aspartate oxidase, with the translated sequence MTNGSPSFVPSNAADSVVVVGAGLAGLFTALKLAPLNVTVISPAPIGEGASSVWAQAGIAAALSEGDTAEDHAADTVRAGAGIVDEAVALLMAREARARIEDLLRYGVPFDKDLEGKLTFGHEAAHRTNRILHIKGDTAGRSIMSAIIAAVRKTPSITVLEGVTARDLVVHKGRVRGIVLAPTMEGSRTDTFVLPARAVVLATGGAGHLYSVTTNPVEARGEGVAIAARAGAVIADAEFVQFHPTAIDIGRDPAPLATEALRGAGAVLINRKGERFMRAVHEDAELGPRDVVARAVHREVVSGRGAFLDCRPIGPGITEKFPTVASICMSAGMDPAQEPIPVAPAAHYHMGGILVDVQGRSTVDGLWACGEVTSTGAHGANRLASNSLLEAVVFGARVAEDITAALPPLPPQNLHAVARASGEIYRNSQAERTLRETMSTNVGVVRDADGLSEALGTIIALERENEGDPQLANMLTTAKFVATAAFARTESRGANFRSDYPAPDEAQARRSFLTLEQADELAREAAGIASPPRLRVVSQG